The Nitrospinota bacterium genome segment AAGATTCTAATAGGATGGGGCTGATTGAGATGGGCTTCCACATGTCTCGGCTACCTTCTTATTAGAAAGTGTGACCAAAGGTGGGTCGAAGTAGGGATTTAGGTCATTGGCTATAAACTGCCGCATAATCTCGGTTTAGTCAGTTAGTGCGTAATTGTATCGAGTCGAGGGGCCACTTTGTCTTGAGACTCCAAACCAGCGGGATGGCAAGGGGCTTCTTCCGGATACTTAGGTCTGTATTGTTCACAAGCCCATGAGAAACCAGATAACCTTAAACCACCTATTCTTGAGGCGCTTTCTCTCTTGACGCACAGGCTTCATTACACTATCCTCCTTTTGCTCGAAAAGCAAATTCTATCATTTTTCCCAATTGCTTTTTTGAGAGTTAATGAAGAAACGCGAACCTGCTCCTTCCCAAAAACCTTCCCTGTAATAGGTTAAGGAGAGCATGGCTTACCCTCTGATCATTCAAGGCGGTATGGGGGTGGGCGTCTCCAGCTGGCCCCTGGCTAAGGCGGTTGCTCAAATGGGTCAAATGGGCGTTGTTTCCGGAATAGGCCTGGATGAAATTCTGGCGCGACGCCTGCAGCTTGGAGACCCTGGCGGCCACCTTTGCCGAGCGATGGGACATTTCCCGGTCCCTGAAATCGCCCAGAAAGTTAGAGACAAATTTTTTGTTCAGGGAGGCAAAGCTGAAGAAGAAGCCTTCAAGAGAACCCCCATGTTCACCCTAAAACCGGTCCGAGGTCTTCAGGAACTGACCGTCGTCGCCAATTTTGTGGAAGTTTTTCTTGCAAAGGAAGGCCACAATGGGTTGGTGGGCATTAACTACCTCGAAAGCATCCAACTGGTCAACCTTTATTCCCTATACGGGGCCATGCTGGCGGACGTGGATTATGTGCTGATGGGAGCGGGCATTCCCAGAGAAATTCCCGGGGTTTTGGACAGGCTGGCCAATCATGAAGAGGCTTCATTGCACATAAGTGTTGTAGGGGCGACATCCGGAGATAATTTTCAACTCCGATTTAATCCCAAAGATATAATCCAGAAAGCCCTGCCCCGGTTAAAGCGACCTAAATTCCTGGGAATCATCGCGTCGGTCACGCTGGCCCAGTTCTTAGCCAAAAAAGCCACGGGAAAGGTGGATGGGTTCGTCATAGAAGGCCCCACCGCGGGGGGGCACAACGCGCCTCCAAGGGGAAAGCTTACACTTAATGAAAGGGGAGAGCCAGCTTACGGAGAACGCGATGAGGTAGACCTGGAGAAGATTACCCGTTTAGGGCTTCCTTTCTGGCTAGCAGGTTCCTATGCGGCCCCGGAGAAGTTAAAAGAGGCTCTTGAGCTAGGAGCAAAGGGAGTTCAGGTGGGAACTGCCTTTGCCTTCTGCCGAGAATCTGAGCTTTCCGAAGAAATCAAAGAAAAACTTCTAGCAAAGGCCATCCGAGGTGAAGCAGAAGTCTTTACCGACCCCAAAGCCTCCCCAACCGGTTTTCCTTTCAAAGTTGTCTCCCTTGAAGGGACTGTTTCCGAAGACAATGAATATCAGGGCCGCCCCCGAAGCTGTGACGTGGGTTACCTTAGGCATCCCTACAGGAAAGAAGATGGCGCTGTCGGGTTCCGATGCCCATCTGAACCGACCAAGGATTATGTGAAAAAGGGAGGAAACCCTACGGATGTGGAAGGCCGGAAATGCCTTTGCAACGGATTGTTGTCCAATATAGGTTTGCCACAATTGCAAAAGAGCGGCTACCTTGAAAAGCCTCTTGTAACCGCTGGCGATGACGCTAAGTTTGTGGCCCGGTTTCTAAAAAGCGGGAACCATTCCTATTCTGCCGAAGATGTCATACGCCATCTCTTGAGTTTTTTGGAATAACTCTGTGTAGCCTCCGAAAACATTTCCTTTCTGACCGCAAGCTCATTTACGAATTAGGCCGCTGTGCCTGGGAATCCATGAAAGCCATTCACCAGGAATCGGTATCAGGAAAGCGTACAGTGCCCACAGGAAATAAAGGGGCGATGGGTAAGGAGGAAGACCCTGCTACATCTCGGATTTACTGAAGTCTTCGGGACGGAGACCTTTAAGCCATTCCTTCCATTTCTCTTTGTCGTCGTCCTTCGACTTCTGAACAGTAAGATCTATCGAAGGCCCCTCATCGAGAACCTTCTTGGCCACTAAAATGGGTGCATTGACCCGGAGGGCCAAGGCGATCGCATCAGAGGGCCTCGAGTCGATGGCCACCTCGTTGTCATTGAAGGACAAAAGGATTTAATTCGCCATAATGTAAGCTCGGCACTCCAGCCCTTCAAGAAGGCGAAGGGTGGGCGGCAAGGAGGCACCGGACCGGCATGCTCCCAGCCACAGACACCCGAAGGCCTCCTCCGGGCTTTACCACGAGATCTGCGGCGGCCACTCGCCCATTCACCACGAGCGTATAGGTGCGACCGGGGTCCAATCCAGCCAAGACGATGGTGCGCCGCGCGGCCGTCCGGCTGGCTACGAGCCCGATGAGAAGCACCTCTTCGCTCGGGTCGTAGACGGCCTGGATGACGTCCATCTCGCCCCCCTCCACTGCTTTAAGGTGGGGGCCGTCCCAAGCCTCGGCAGGCCGCGCAATGGTGAAGAGGGCCTTCAGTCCCCCGGGCGGGGTAAGCCGGGCCAGGAATGCGACGGCGTGAAGCAGAGGGGAGAGGTCCCGGTACGTTCGTCGCCCTCCTCGCCACCGGGGGCGATAGCGGGCCTCGATGGTCTCCAGGAGCTCTCTGGCAACGGTTTCGTCTCCCATCTCTCGAGCCGCGAGCAGGGCGAAGACCGCATGGCTTGCGGAGCTCAGCCGCATGTTTCCCACATCGACACGCTCATAGAGGGGTGCGCGAAGCACTCCGGTTGGACCATCTTGCACAGAGCCGAACACCCGGGGCCTATAGAGCGCGTACAAGCGCCGAGCCTCGTCCGGAAGGAGCCCATTGAGAGTGGCGATCGACCATCCGTCGCCGAGGACGAGGTGAAAGGGGAGCGTGCGGCCGACCTTAGGGTAGTAAGGGTAGCGGAGGGTAGGCTCATCGCCATCGCTTCGGAAGAGTTTCATGTAGGAGTGGGTGTAAAGGGGGACGACCTCCCGGAGGGCCGGGTCGCCCAGAAGCCTCGAGCCGAGCAGTNNNNNNNNNNTTCCCACCGGCACCGAACCCGTCTGCGGTCAGCTCCATCGAGATTTTAGATCAAAGCCCGATCATCAGATCGACCACGATACGACCACGACCACGACCACGACTATCAAGGTCCGATGTTCCTCTCGCTAGCCTTCACGCGCGAGACGCTCGCGCAACGCATCGGGCTCGACGGAGTACTTAAATGCCTTGCGACCGTTGACGAACAACACTGGGATCTGCTCGCCGTAGGCTTTGGTGTACATCGGGACGGCCGCCTTGAGGTCCGGGGCGGCCAGCAGCCGTGAGCCGAGCAGAAGCGACAGCGCTGCGTGGTTGTTGCACATGACGAAGGCCTGGTGGGGCTCACAGGTTAGGGCGTGCCAGGGGTTGGTACGAAACTGATGGGCGAGCCGCTCCAACAGGGACCTGTAGGAATAAGCGGCCACGGGTTGGTCGTCCTTGACGAACGCCAGGCGCTCGCCGCTTTGGTAAAGGGGGCGCCCTTCCAGGAGGCCGGCCAGCCCTGCCATTGAGGCGAGATGACCTGAGTACATCACATTGCCCTCGGCCACAGGGTCTTCCGTCCATCGACCGAAGTTCGCCAGCGACTCCCACTTCCAGTAGCCCCAGACGTCGGGGTGGAGCATCTTCTCGACGAGGTCCTGGAGCGCCTGGGGGATGGGGCTTCGGTAGGCCGGGAGCTTCGCAACTTGGGCTTGAGCAAGGGCGTAGGCGGCAAAGGCGAGCTGGTAGCGCAACGCCGTCTGGCCGAACTGCTCAAGGCGGTAGAAGCCCTCCCACTCCCCTAGGGGTTGGGTTGCTATTGCCATCCACCACCGGAGGTGTCCGAGTTCGTTGATGCCAAGCCTCGGAGCGGCGGCCGGGTCGATGGTGCGGGGACCCGCTGGCTCGTTCCACCTTACAACTTCCAGGGGCGGCCCGGCCGGTGGCCCGGCCCGGGGTCTAAGGGCGGTGCCAGGAGCCTCGGGGACTGACCAGGCGAGGTGAAAGACGACGAGGCCCGCCGCGGCAATGCTCAATAAACCCATCATCCACCGAAGGCGCCGTCTGGGCCACGGCGGCCGACGCCTGGCCCGTCGCCGGGCGCCGATCGCCGCTAGCAACAGCCCTAGACACCATAATAGTGGTGTAGTCACGTACCCGTAGAAGACCATTGTTGCCAGCAGCGAAGCTACCGTTGCGATGATTAAGGTGAGGCCCAGAAGGGGTTGGCCTACGATGAGGCTTCCCAGGCCCGGCCAGAGAGCCGACAGGAATAGAGCGACACCCAGGCGTGATGCTCTTTGAGGCGACATGGAACATCTCCGGGAAGAGGGCAAAAGCCGTAGCGGCAGGCCCCCATTATGGTATGGCCCCGCCGGAGGGTCAATATTAAGAAATTCCCGGAAAAGGCAAGAGTCGGCATCATCCTTGACCACCTCCAAGCCCTCTGCTAGAATGCACTGCCTATTTTTGAGGCAGTCTCCGTATCTGGCAGCCTCTCCAGGGGGTTACAGACACCCTATGAGCCCTGAAGCCCACCGGCCCGAGCTTTCAGCGGAAGACATCCTCGCGACGATGCCAGATGGGATGGCCCTCGTGGATGTGAACCTAACTCTCCTCGAAGTAAACCCCGCTATGGAGGTCATGGTGGGCCTCTCCCGCTCCCGCCTGGTGGGCCAACCCCTCAAGAAGCTCTTCCCGCTGGACGAGCGCCTCCCGGCCCTGGCGGAACGTTGCCTCTCGACGGGCCGGACGGCCAACGACTTCGAGCGCCCGCTGGCCCGGTCTGGCCACCCCCCTGAGACCGTCTGGGTCACTGCCACCCCCTTGCTCGACAAAGCCGGCTCGCCGGAGGGGGTTCTCCTCGTGGTGCGGGACTTCGGCAAGCTCCACTCCTTTCAAGAGCAGATGCGCAGGGCCGACCGGCTCTCCTCTTTGGGGGTCCTGGCGGCCGGCCTGGCCCACGAGATTCGAAACCCCTTGGGAGGTATTAAGGGGGCCGCCCAGCTATTGGCCCAGGAAAACCCTTCCGCCCGCGAGTACGTCGACATCGTTGTCCGGGAGGCTGAGCGGATCGACGACCTCATGAGCCAGCTCCTTGCTCTTGCCCGCCCAACGACCCTCTCTTTGACTCGCATCAACATCCACCAGCTACTGGACGACGTCCTCACCCTCCAGCGGGAGACAGTCGGGGGGGGGGAGGTTCGCTTCGAGCAGCTCTACGACCCAAGCATCCCCCCCCTAGAGGCCGACCCTGACCAACTCACCCAGGTCCTACTCAACCTGATGAAGAACGCCATGGAGGTCTCTCCTTCTGGGGGAACGGTCAAGATCACCACTCGGATGGCAACGGAGCTTGCAATTCCCGCCTCGACCCCCGGTGGCCGGGCCATCCCGTTTGTCTGCATCGAGGTGGCCGACACGGGCCCCGGCATCGCGCCGGACGTCAAGGAGCGCATCTTCACCCCATTCTTCACGACCAAAACCGACGGGTCGGGTCTCGGCCTCAGTGTGGCAAACGGCATCGTTGAGCTACACGGGGGCAGGTTGGAGCTTACCAACGGTCCCGAGGGCGGCGCCGTGGCCCGATGCTATCTGCCCATTGAGCAGCCCACTCCGATGAGGGAAGCGCCGTGACGAACTCAGCCGACCAGCGCGTCCTCGTAGTTGATGATGAGGAGTCCATCCGCTGGGTCCTCAAGCGGGGACTCGAACGCGAGGGCTATGACGTGTCCACCGCGACCGACGGCGAGGAGGCGCTCAAGCGGTTTAAGGCCAAACCGTTCCCGGTCGTCTTCCTCGACATCCGGATGCCTGGCCCAAGCGGCTTCGAGGTCATGGAGGCCATGAAGGCCACCCACCCCGACGTCTTCGTGGTCATAATCACCGCTCAGGCAACCATGGAAAACGCCATCGCCGCCATGAAGCAGGGGGCCTACGACTACCTCACCAAGCCATTTAATATCGAGGGAGTTACTGGCCTGATGGACCGCATCAAGCGGGTCCGAAGCCTCAAAGGCCGCGTGAACGAGATGGCCGAGAAGCTAAGGGAGCACTACGACGAGGCCATGGTGGGGCGCTCGCCAGTCATGCAGGAGGTCTACAAGACCATCGGCCTCGTGGCCGGCAAGAACGTCACCGTCATCATCGATGGTGAGAGCGGGACGGGCAAGGAGCTTGTCGCCCGTTCCATCCATTTCCACTCCGCCCGGGGGAGCGAGCCTTTCGTCGTGGTCAACTGCGCGGCGGTCCCCCGGGAGCTTATGGAGAGCGAGCTCTTTGGCCACGAGAAGGGCGCATTCACCGGCGCAGTGGCGACCCGGCGGGGAAAGTTCGAGATGGCAGACTCCGGCACTCTCTTCCTCGACGAGGTCGGGGAGCTCGACATGGCACTCCAGAGCAAGCTCCTTCGGGTCCTCCAGTTCCAGGAGGTCGAGCGGGTTGGCGGGAGCCGTCTCATCCCGGTGGATGTACGGGTCATCGCCGCGACCAACCGCCGGCTGGACGAAGAGGTCAGCGAGGGCCGCTTCCGCGAGGACCTCTTCTACCGTCTCAATGTCGTCTCCATACGCCTTCCTCCCCTCAGGGATAGGCGAGAGGACATCCCGCTGCTCATAGACTATTTTGCAGAGCGCTACAGCCTGGAGCTCGATGTCGGGCGGAAGGTGATAAGCCAGGAAGCACGTCAAATCCTTGAAGCCTACGACTGGCCGGGCAACGTACGGGAGATGGAGAATGTCCTGAAGTGGGCCCTGGTCCTTTCCCCAAGCGACACCATCCTGGCCGAACATCTGCCGCCAGCGATCCCTGAGGCCTTAGGCCGGCCCGCCCCTGCCACCGCAGCGTTCGAGACCCTCCTGGGAGAGCGTATCCAGGAGGTCGTCCACAAGGCAGGCCGTGTTGAAAAGAGCAACCTCCACGAGCTGGTCATCAAGCTCGTCGAGAGGCCCTTAATCCAGTCCGTAATGCGCCAGACGAGCGGCAACCAGGTCCGCGCGGCCAAGCTTCTCGGCATCAACCGCAACACGTTGCGCCGTAAGCTCAAAGAGCTTGGCCTGGAAGGGGAGAAGAAAGAGGCCCAGCGATGACCGCCTTCGTGGGGCGGCCCTGGCACAGGTCTTGCACAAGTATCCGGGTTATGAGACTATCGGATTCGACAATAATGATCTGGCAGGAAACGCGGCCCATCAGGTCATTGTTGCCGCAATATATATATACGGTGCCTATTTGCTACCCCTCGGCCAGGAGCGTGTAGGATGCCACGAACCGCAGTTGTAATTCTCGCCGCCGGAAAAGGGACCCGGTTGCGCTCTGAGCGCCCCAAGGTGCTCTTCCCGCTCTGCGGCCGGCCCATGCTGACATACGTGCTCCAGACAGCGGCGGCCCTGGAGCCGGCCGAGACGGTGGTCGTCATCAGCCCCGATGCCGACGATGTCGCCGCCCTCTGCGAGGGCTGGCCGGCCACCACTACCGTCGTCCAGGAGCGCCAGCTCGGGACGGGCCACGCCGTGCTTCAGGCGCGACAGCGGCTTGAGCGCTTCGGCGGAGACCTTGTCATCCTCTCCGGCGACACGCCGCTGCTTGGGGACGAGACGGCCCGCGCGCTGCTGGAGGCCCACCGCCGGGAGGGGGCGGCCCTCACCTGTCTCACCATGACGCCCCCCGATCCCGCCGGCTACGGTCGCATCAAAAGAGACGGGAACGGTAGAATGGTTGGAATCGTCGAGGAGCGGGACGCCGGAGAGGCCGAGCAGGCCCTCACCGAAGTCAACGGCGGGATCTACTGCGCCGACCCCGCGGTCCTCTTCCCGGCCCTTGAGGAGCTCCGGCCCGACAACGTCCAGGGCGAGTACTACCTCACGGACGTCGTCGGCGCTGTGGTGGCCAAGGGGTTGACCGTGGTCGGCCACCGGGCCCCCAGATGGCCCGAGGCCCTGGGGATCAACAGCCGGGCCGAGCTCGCCCAGGTGACCCGCTTCATGCGGGAGCGGATCA includes the following:
- a CDS encoding nitronate monooxygenase: MAYPLIIQGGMGVGVSSWPLAKAVAQMGQMGVVSGIGLDEILARRLQLGDPGGHLCRAMGHFPVPEIAQKVRDKFFVQGGKAEEEAFKRTPMFTLKPVRGLQELTVVANFVEVFLAKEGHNGLVGINYLESIQLVNLYSLYGAMLADVDYVLMGAGIPREIPGVLDRLANHEEASLHISVVGATSGDNFQLRFNPKDIIQKALPRLKRPKFLGIIASVTLAQFLAKKATGKVDGFVIEGPTAGGHNAPPRGKLTLNERGEPAYGERDEVDLEKITRLGLPFWLAGSYAAPEKLKEALELGAKGVQVGTAFAFCRESELSEEIKEKLLAKAIRGEAEVFTDPKASPTGFPFKVVSLEGTVSEDNEYQGRPRSCDVGYLRHPYRKEDGAVGFRCPSEPTKDYVKKGGNPTDVEGRKCLCNGLLSNIGLPQLQKSGYLEKPLVTAGDDAKFVARFLKSGNHSYSAEDVIRHLLSFLE
- a CDS encoding bifunctional nuclease family protein; translated protein: MAIDSRPSDAIALALRVNAPILVAKKVLDEGPSIDLTVQKSKDDDKEKWKEWLKGLRPEDFSKSEM
- a CDS encoding PAS domain-containing protein, whose product is MSPEAHRPELSAEDILATMPDGMALVDVNLTLLEVNPAMEVMVGLSRSRLVGQPLKKLFPLDERLPALAERCLSTGRTANDFERPLARSGHPPETVWVTATPLLDKAGSPEGVLLVVRDFGKLHSFQEQMRRADRLSSLGVLAAGLAHEIRNPLGGIKGAAQLLAQENPSAREYVDIVVREAERIDDLMSQLLALARPTTLSLTRINIHQLLDDVLTLQRETVGGGEVRFEQLYDPSIPPLEADPDQLTQVLLNLMKNAMEVSPSGGTVKITTRMATELAIPASTPGGRAIPFVCIEVADTGPGIAPDVKERIFTPFFTTKTDGSGLGLSVANGIVELHGGRLELTNGPEGGAVARCYLPIEQPTPMREAP
- a CDS encoding sigma-54-dependent Fis family transcriptional regulator, coding for MTNSADQRVLVVDDEESIRWVLKRGLEREGYDVSTATDGEEALKRFKAKPFPVVFLDIRMPGPSGFEVMEAMKATHPDVFVVIITAQATMENAIAAMKQGAYDYLTKPFNIEGVTGLMDRIKRVRSLKGRVNEMAEKLREHYDEAMVGRSPVMQEVYKTIGLVAGKNVTVIIDGESGTGKELVARSIHFHSARGSEPFVVVNCAAVPRELMESELFGHEKGAFTGAVATRRGKFEMADSGTLFLDEVGELDMALQSKLLRVLQFQEVERVGGSRLIPVDVRVIAATNRRLDEEVSEGRFREDLFYRLNVVSIRLPPLRDRREDIPLLIDYFAERYSLELDVGRKVISQEARQILEAYDWPGNVREMENVLKWALVLSPSDTILAEHLPPAIPEALGRPAPATAAFETLLGERIQEVVHKAGRVEKSNLHELVIKLVERPLIQSVMRQTSGNQVRAAKLLGINRNTLRRKLKELGLEGEKKEAQR
- the glmU gene encoding bifunctional UDP-N-acetylglucosamine diphosphorylase/glucosamine-1-phosphate N-acetyltransferase GlmU gives rise to the protein MPRTAVVILAAGKGTRLRSERPKVLFPLCGRPMLTYVLQTAAALEPAETVVVISPDADDVAALCEGWPATTTVVQERQLGTGHAVLQARQRLERFGGDLVILSGDTPLLGDETARALLEAHRREGAALTCLTMTPPDPAGYGRIKRDGNGRMVGIVEERDAGEAEQALTEVNGGIYCADPAVLFPALEELRPDNVQGEYYLTDVVGAVVAKGLTVVGHRAPRWPEALGINSRAELAQVTRFMRERINARHMEAGVTFIDPGAAYVDDTVAIGPDTVIHPQVHLWGETTLGRACELWPGVHIIDSRLGDEVLVKDSSLITDSEVGSQVQIGPCAHLRPEVILRDGVKIGNFVELKKTEMGAGSKANHLAYIGDATVGEGANIGAGTITCNYDGIQKHRTIIEDGAFIGSDTQLVAPVRVGRGAIVAAGSTVTEDVPPYALAISRAPQTNKEEWAHKHWAKRDELKAKTKKSPQEED